gcccgtagtcgggatggaacccggatctccggcgctgcattcgctgtaaggcagcaactctaccgctgtgccaccgtgaccgccctgctcTGCGCTCCCAatgccttccctcctcccccacccccgcccctcacctcctccccccctctcacacccacCTTCTCCAACAGGGCCTTCACCTCCCATTCCTGCCGCTGCTTCTTACTGCGGTACGGGTTACACTCCAGCCCGTCAAAGTTTGCCTCTCCGGCCCCTGCAGTGGACAAGAGCACCTGTCACTCCATCCCCGGAccatcctaccccccctccccccagaccacCGTACCCCCCACCCCTCCGGGCCACcctacccaacccctcccctcctcccaccccccaaacACCCTAATCCCCCCGCCCCCGGACCACCggacccaacccctcccctcctccccccagaccaccccactcccttcctccccggaccaccctacccccccctgccctcctcccctcccccgaccACCATataccccttccccatccccgacTACCctaccccccctcttcctcctcccccgaccaccctaccccccttcctcctcccccctgaccaccatacctccccctcccctcctccgaccACCCTACCACCCGGACCACCCTACCcaacctttcccctcctcccccccggaccaccctaccccccctcccaccccaccctcccggaccaccctacccccctcccacccctcaccaccccccccccccaccccccctcccctccccagaccagccagtttccgcgctgtatctctaaactagactagtgtgcggggtgatcgccggtcggcacgggcgcggtggggaagggccagtttacgcgctgcatctctaaactagactagtgtgcggggtgatcgccggtcggcacgggcgcggtggggaaggggttgtgtttccgcgctgtatctctaaactagactagtgtacggggtgatcgccggtcggcacgggcgcggtggggaagggccagtttccgcgctgcatctccaaagcctGACAAAAGTTGAGAGCGTAAAATGGAGTGTGCACTGGGGCCTGGCGATCACggggagggagagcgtgcaaactccacacggattgcaggcagagtcaggggggaatccgtgtctctggcaccgtgCCGCGTATGGACGTCcgtctgtggagtgtgagaggaaaccggagctcccggagaaaacctgaacttggacaggttgtgtgagtgggcggatgcatggcagatgcagtttaatgtggataagtgtgaggttatccactttggtggtcagaataggaaggcagagtattatctgaatggtgtcaagttaggaacaggggacgtacaacgagatctgggtgtcctagtgcatcagtcactgaaaggaagcatgcaggtacagcaggcagtgaagaaagccattggaaggttggccttcataacaagaggagttgagtataggagcaaagaggtccttctgcagttgtacaaggccctggtgagaccgcacctggagtactgtgtgcagttttggtctccaaatttgaggaagaatattcttgatattgagggcgtgcagcgtaggtttactaggttaattcccggaatggcaggactatcatatgttgaaagactggagcgactaggcttgtatacactggaatttagaaggatgagaggagatcttattgaaacgtataagattattaaggggttggacacgttagaggcaggaaacatgttcccaatgttggggtagtccagaacaaggggccacagattaagaataaggggtaggccatttagaactgagatgaggaaaaactttttcagtcagagagttgtaaatctgtggaattctctgcctcagaaggcagtggaggccaattctctgaaagcattcaagagagagctggatagagctcttaaggatagcggagtcagggggtatggggagaaggcaggaatggggcgctgattgagaatgatcagccatgatcacattgaatgtcggtgcgtacaggctcgaagggccgaatggcctactcctgcacctattttctatgtttctatgatcatattgaatggcggtgcaggttcgaagggccgaatggcctcctcctgcacctattgtctatcgagaTTCCGGCTTTGGGGAATTGCCCGGCAGTAACCGCTGGCCCCACTCTGCGCCCTTCCcccaacacccagcccccccccccccaccgtccacTCACATTCCGTTCCGCGTGTAGTTTATTCTGTACGGTCCGAACTGAGTCAGGTCCAGGTTGAAGTACTGCGGGCAAAGGCAGGACATGAGCACGGTGTGagaggcacacgcacacacacacgcgtggaAGGGTgtgagacaatacacaataggtgcaggaggaggccattcggcccttcgagccagcaccgccattcaatgtgatcatggctgatcattctcaatcagtaccccgtacctgccttctccccataccccctgactcctctatccttaagagctctatccagctctcttttgaatgcattcagagaattggcctccactgccttctgaggcagagaattccacagattcacaaatctctgactgaaattttttttcctcatctcagttctaaatggccgacccttattcttaaactgtggcccctggttctggattcccccaacattgggaacatgtttcctgcctctaacgtgtccaatcccttaataatcttatacgtttcgataagatctcctctcatccgtctaaattccagtgtatacaagcctagtcgctccagcctttcaacatatgaaagtcccaccattccgggaattaacctagtaaacctacgctgcacgccctcaatagcaacccaCCTTGGCGCTGCTGGTGATGTCGACCACACTGGCGATGTGCTGCTGTAGGATCGTACACGTGTCCTCACCCTCATCCGCTTCCAGGAACCTGGAGATGGGCGGGGAGCAGAGAGAAGGGGTGAGctggtgagtgtgagtgtgtgcgtgcgtgagtgtgagtgatcttaccctgcctcctctggcagtaggTCAGATCGCGCTGccagcctctgtgtgtgtgtgtgtgtgtgtgtgtgtgtgtgtgtgtgtgtgtgtgttcgtgtgtgcgtgtgtacagtAGCTGGACAGATCGCCCTGCCAGCcactgtgcatgtgcgtgtgtgtgttcgtgtgtgcgtgtgtacagtAGCTGGTCAGATCGCGCTgccagcctgtgtgtgtgtgtgtgtgttcgtgtgtgtgtgtgtgtttgtgtgtgtgtacagtagcTGGTCAGATCGCACTGCCagcctctgtgcgtgtgtgtgtgtgcgcgtgtgcatgagtGAGTGATCttaccctgcctcctctggcagtagcAGGTCAGATCGCACTGCCagcctctgtgcgtgtgtgtgtgtgcgtgtgttcgtgtgtgtgtgtgtgtacagtagcTGGTCAGATCACGCTGCCagcctctgtgcgtgtgtgtgcgtgtgtgtgcatgtgtgcgtgatcttaccctgcctcctctggcagtaacAGGTCAGATCGAGCTGCCAGTctctgtgcgtatgtgtgtgtgtgtgtgggtgtgtgtgcatgtgtgcgtgatcttaccctgcctcctctggcagtagcAGGTCAGATCGTGCTGCCAGTctctgtgcgtatgtgtgtgtgtgtgcgtgtgtgtgtgcgtgtgtgtgcatgcgtgcgtgatcttaccctgcctcctctggcagtaacAGGTCAGATCGAGCTGCCAGtctctgtgcgtgtgtttgtgtgtacgtgcgtgcgtgcgtgatcttaccctgcctcctctggcagtagcAGGTCAGATCGCGCTGCCAGCCTCTGGCGTGTTTGCTCAGCTCGGCCCCCTGCTGCAGCCGGCTCTTCACCCTGCGGCCCTCCAGCTCGCTCTGACGGGGGAAGCAACCAGCAGTCAAGCCCGGTTACAGCCGACAcggcccctacccacccccacccccctccacggcAGCGCTCCACTGCCTCATCCTGACAGCTGAACTCCTCCCCTGCCCATCCACAGAAGAAGAAAAATGGTGGTGAACGAATGCCAAGAACAACAAGGATTAGAGGTATGCTTGGCGAATAAAACTTATCAAGCACATATTAGCAGAGAGTGGAGATTAAAGGTAGAATTAAGAAATATAAATGGATTCCAGATTTAGTGGCCCTGTCAGTAAAGCAGGAAATTTCTTCATTGATTCCAGAATAGTTTTCTGAAACAGTATGATCATGAAGATTGAAAGCAACATGGCCTTGGCAGAAATGTTGGTATCTTCCTCACCGATGGTGCAGTACAAGAtgattggagtgtagctaatgtggGGCGATTATTTAGGAAGGGCAGCAAAGGCAAGCAAAGGCAAGCCAAGGAACTACACACCAATGAGCCGAACATCAGTTGTGGAAATGCATCTGATGGAATTTATCTGCATCTGGAAAGGCAAGATTGATAAGGTAagaaagagtaagaaaataactgcagatgctggtacaaatcgaaggtatttactcacaaaatgctggagtaactcagcaggtcaggcagcatctcaggagagaaggaatgggtgacgtttcgggtcgagacccttcttcagtctgacccgaaacgtcacccattccttctctcctgagatgctgcctgacctgctgagttactccagcattttgtgaataaatacatgattGATAAGGgatcgtctgaagaaaggtctcgacctgaagggccgaattgcccaatcctgcacctatttcactCCATGTTTCTATATCTTTGTCCCATAATCTGCAAATGTGCTTTTTTCCCGTGTGGGTTTCGATATgtattgtaggaaggaattgcagatgctgatttaaactgatgatggacacaaaatgccggagtaactcagcaggactggcagcatctctggagagaaggaatgggtgatgtttcgggtcgagacccttcttcagactgagtgatgccttcagaccctcagtctgaagaagaatctcaaccaaaacgtcacccgtttcttctctccagagatgctgcctgtccctctgtgtTTACCTCTTTGTGCCTAATGATTTAAACTAGCCCATGATGCCAGCACCTCCCCGAACttggctggttttaccttgcgctaaacgttattcccttgtgctCATGAGATCGTAAGtgatgggaacagaattaggccattcggcccatcaagtctactccgccattcaatcacggctgatctatctctccctcctaaccccattctcctgccttctccccgaaaccCCCGACGCCCGTATTATTGACGAATCTATCGACCACTGCTGTACTGTAAATATACTAATATACACTGCAAGTACAGTGtggtgctcgattgtaatcatgtattttccacctagttagcacgcaccaaaagcttttcactgtgcctcagtacacgtaacaataaactaaactgaactgaagttggtcggcacggacaagctgggccgaagggcctgtttccatgctgttcagcTCTACGACTCTACACTAACATGCGAAATATCCACTCACTGAACGATCGGTCTGTGGTGTGGGTTACAGGGAGACGACGGTGTACAAATAGCTGAGGTGAGGGCAGAGGAGgttgagaggggggaagaggaagaggggggggtgagagaagtggggaggggggaaggaagtggaggtgggtggaagggaaacgaggggtggaggagaatggaggggagggaagtgcaGGGATGCAGGCCGGAGGGAAATCAGGGAATATGAGAtttgaagggggagaaggggggagggggagatggggaagagggagaagggagagggggattttAGAGGGGGGGCGGGAAGAGGGATTTGAGGGTGGCAGGGATAtttgagagggggagaaggggaggggcagcaggggagggggagaagggggagcggggagagggaaaAGGGGCTTTGAGAGGGAtttgagagagggggaaggggagggagagaagggagagggagagaagggggaggggaaggtgataagtctgaggttatccactttggtggtaagaataggaaggcagagtattatctgaatggtgtcaagttaggaaaaggggacgtacaacgagatctgggtgtcctagtgcatcagtcactgaaaggaagcattcaggtacagcaggcagtgaagaaagccgttggaatgttggccttcataacaagaggagttgagtataggagcaaagaggtccttctgcagttgtacagggccctagtgagaccgcacctggattactgtgtgcagttttggtctccaaacttgaggaaggatattcttgctattgagggcgtgcagcgtaggtttactaggttactaggttaattcccggaatggcgggactttcatactaggcttgtatacactggaatttagaaggatgagaggggatcttatcaaaacgtaccggattattaaggggttggacacgttataggcaggaaacatgttcctaatgttgagggagtccagaacaaggggccacagattaagaataaggggtaggccatttagaaaggagatgaggaaaaactttttcagtcagagagttgtgaatctgtggaattctctgcctcagaaggcagtggaggccaattctctgaatgcattcaagagagagctaaatagagctcttaaggataacggagtcaggggatatggggagaaggcaggaacggggtactgagtgagaatgatcagccatgatcacattgaatggcggtgcgtacaggctcaaagggccgaatggcctcctcttgcacctattgtctcttgtatattaagggggagggggagaagagaagggggagggggtagaaggggggagggggagaagagaagggggaggggagaagagaagggggaggggggagaaggggtagTGGGAACTAAGGAAACCTCACTCCGTGCTCCACTgatgcccccctccccacactcgacCCACCCCCGCTACCCCCTTGTGTCTCCTtccccgtcacccccccccccccccaccaacaccactCACCGCCGGGACGTCCCGTCCTAGTTTGTACTTCTGCAGCAGTCCCTGTGGGAGAGGGGTCGGTCGGGAGAAGGGGTCCAACTTCTATGGGGAGAGAGCACGGGGTCAACAGAGATGTCCGGAAGGGCCGGGGATTCCCCACCgtacccaccgcccccccccctcaccgagAGGCGGGATAGTGCTAGAAA
The nucleotide sequence above comes from Rhinoraja longicauda isolate Sanriku21f chromosome 39, sRhiLon1.1, whole genome shotgun sequence. Encoded proteins:
- the LOC144611259 gene encoding uncharacterized protein LOC144611259 isoform X4 translates to MGALSGSELEGRRVKSRLQQGAELSKHARGWQRDLTCYCQRRQGSWKRMRVRTRVRSYSSTSPVWSTSPAAPRATTPRTRTSLSPGGG
- the LOC144611259 gene encoding uncharacterized protein LOC144611259 isoform X1; this translates as MGALSGKLDPFSRPTPLPQGLLQKYKLGRDVPASELEGRRVKSRLQQGAELSKHARGWQRDLTCYCQRRQGSWKRMRVRTRVRSYSSTSPVWSTSPAAPRATTPRTRTSLSPGGG
- the LOC144611259 gene encoding uncharacterized protein LOC144611259 isoform X2; amino-acid sequence: MGALSGKLDPFSRPTPLPQGLLQKYKLGRDVPASELEGRRVKSRLQQGAELSKHARGWQRDLTCYCQRRQGSWKRMRVRTRVRSYSSTSPVWSTSPAAPRGRRGKL
- the LOC144611259 gene encoding uncharacterized protein LOC144611259 isoform X3; protein product: MGALSGKLDPFSRPTPLPQGLLQKYKLGRDVPASELEGRRVKSRLQQGAELSKHARGWQRDLTCYCQRRQGSWKRMRVRTRVRSYSSTSPVWSTSPAAPSTSTWT